From the Solirubrobacterales bacterium genome, one window contains:
- the argF gene encoding ornithine carbamoyltransferase, which yields MTESAPLHYVTGREITGERLVALIERAEELRLGRPSVADDALAGRSVALIFEQPSTRTRISFEVGVAELGGTPVVLRGDEMQLSRGESVEDTARVLSRFVHAIVIRSGSHENVVTLAGHASVPVVNALTPASHPCQALADLQTLRQRFGRLEGLKIAYVGDGNNVAHSLAVAGSLAGVEVAIAAPDGYQLPEDTPAELTDDPLEAVRGADAIYGDVWVSMGDEESADRRRADLTPYRIDAALLDAAGPEAIVMHCLPAHPGEEITAEVLYGERSAVWDQAENRLHAQKALLEHLLSRGSA from the coding sequence TTGACCGAATCAGCCCCCCTCCACTACGTGACCGGCCGGGAGATCACCGGCGAACGACTGGTCGCCCTGATCGAACGGGCCGAGGAGCTGCGCCTGGGCCGGCCGTCGGTTGCCGACGACGCCCTCGCCGGTCGCTCCGTCGCCCTGATCTTCGAACAGCCTTCAACCCGGACCCGGATCTCCTTCGAGGTCGGCGTGGCCGAACTCGGCGGAACCCCGGTCGTCCTGCGCGGCGACGAGATGCAGCTCTCCCGGGGCGAGTCGGTGGAGGACACCGCCCGGGTGCTCTCCCGGTTCGTCCACGCGATCGTGATCCGTTCCGGCTCGCACGAGAACGTGGTCACCCTGGCCGGGCACGCCTCGGTCCCGGTGGTGAACGCGCTCACCCCGGCCTCCCATCCCTGCCAGGCCCTGGCCGACCTGCAGACGCTCCGGCAGCGCTTCGGTCGGCTGGAGGGCCTGAAGATCGCCTACGTCGGCGACGGCAACAACGTGGCCCACTCGCTGGCGGTGGCCGGTTCACTGGCCGGGGTCGAGGTGGCGATCGCCGCCCCGGACGGCTACCAGCTTCCGGAGGACACCCCGGCCGAACTGACCGACGACCCGCTCGAAGCGGTTCGCGGAGCCGACGCGATCTACGGCGACGTCTGGGTCAGCATGGGAGACGAGGAAAGCGCCGACCGGCGGCGGGCCGATCTCACGCCCTACCGGATCGATGCCGCCCTGCTCGACGCGGCCGGACCGGAGGCGATCGTGATGCACTGCCTGCCGGCCCATCCCGGCGAGGAGATCACCGCCGAGGTGCTTTACGGCGAACGCTCGGCGGTCTGGGATCAGGCCGAGAACCGGCTCCACGCCCAGAAGGCCCTACTCGAGCACCTGCTCTCGCGCGGATCGGCCTGA
- the rlmD gene encoding 23S rRNA (uracil(1939)-C(5))-methyltransferase RlmD — MNASEPTPDVPPAPDGGPTPREERGRRNRPRRGESFEGSIETLAYGGRGIVRLDGFVVFVSGGLPGDRIRGEITKSKKGYAEARLTELLEPAADRLPDSDLHQGEACPGAGWQALAYERQLSFKEEHVRDALTRIGRLEVDLDPIVPALEQWRYRNKVEYSFGEQDGELVLGFRPRGRWDEVLDIEDCRLSSEATNRARNELLEWARSEGLNAYDPHDQRGLLRNLVIREGRRTGQIQTRLVTSEGRFPKPPVDLHTVIEGPSGSTSGPTGALGEETLRERIFDLEIELSHESFFQTNTEMAEQLYGLAAEYAGLSGAETLFDLYCGVGTIGLSLAGQVKQVWGLEIVEDAIANAERNARANGITNARFVAANARTGLRPLIEQAGRPDVVTVDPPRAGLSNKIVRRLIECEARRIVYISCNPTTLAPNAAQLVEAGYKLNRVRPVDMFPQTPHIECVARFDLDRSRSILVEREIEADATGPDRSDIAPETA, encoded by the coding sequence ATGAATGCAAGCGAACCCACACCAGACGTCCCTCCGGCTCCCGACGGGGGCCCGACCCCGCGGGAGGAGCGGGGACGCCGGAACCGGCCCAGGCGGGGAGAGTCCTTCGAGGGATCGATCGAGACCCTGGCCTACGGAGGACGCGGGATCGTCCGGCTCGACGGCTTCGTGGTTTTCGTCTCCGGGGGCCTGCCGGGCGACCGGATCCGGGGGGAGATCACCAAGTCGAAAAAGGGCTACGCCGAGGCCCGCCTGACCGAACTGCTTGAGCCCGCCGCCGACCGCCTTCCGGACAGCGACCTCCATCAGGGCGAGGCCTGTCCCGGGGCCGGCTGGCAGGCACTCGCCTACGAACGCCAACTCTCCTTCAAGGAGGAACACGTCCGGGACGCGCTCACCCGGATCGGCCGGCTCGAGGTCGATCTCGACCCGATCGTTCCCGCCCTTGAGCAGTGGCGGTACCGCAACAAGGTCGAGTACTCCTTCGGGGAACAGGACGGCGAACTGGTGCTCGGCTTCCGGCCCCGGGGGCGGTGGGACGAGGTGCTCGACATCGAGGACTGCCGCCTCTCCTCGGAAGCAACCAACCGGGCCCGCAACGAGCTGCTGGAGTGGGCCCGCTCGGAGGGATTGAACGCGTACGACCCGCACGACCAGCGCGGCCTGCTTCGCAATCTGGTGATCCGGGAAGGTCGCCGCACCGGCCAGATCCAGACCCGCCTGGTCACCTCGGAGGGCCGCTTCCCGAAACCGCCGGTCGACCTCCACACGGTGATCGAGGGTCCCTCCGGCAGCACCTCAGGACCGACCGGGGCGCTCGGTGAGGAGACCCTGCGGGAGCGAATCTTCGATCTCGAGATCGAGCTCTCGCACGAGTCCTTCTTCCAGACCAACACCGAGATGGCCGAGCAGCTCTACGGCCTGGCGGCCGAGTACGCCGGTCTCAGCGGGGCCGAGACCCTGTTCGATCTCTACTGCGGGGTCGGCACGATCGGGCTAAGCCTGGCCGGACAGGTGAAACAGGTCTGGGGGCTGGAGATCGTCGAGGACGCTATCGCCAACGCCGAACGGAACGCCCGCGCCAACGGGATCACCAACGCCCGGTTCGTCGCGGCCAACGCCCGTACCGGCCTGCGTCCCCTGATCGAACAGGCCGGCCGGCCGGATGTGGTCACGGTCGACCCGCCCCGGGCCGGCCTCTCGAACAAGATCGTACGAAGGCTGATCGAGTGCGAGGCGCGGCGGATCGTCTACATCTCCTGCAACCCGACCACGCTGGCTCCGAACGCGGCCCAGCTGGTCGAGGCCGGCTATAAGCTGAACCGCGTGAGACCGGTAGACATGTTTCCCCAGACCCCGCACATCGAGTGTGTCGCCCGCTTCGACCTCGATCGCTCCCGCAGCATCCTGGTCGAACGCGAGATCGAGGCCGACGCCACCGGACCGGACCGGTCCGACATAGCCCCGGAGACGGCATGA
- a CDS encoding LLM class flavin-dependent oxidoreductase → MSRPQQQRAFGVAAGLPAEVCGPLAEVCDEAGYASIWANDHPFAKGLETLAEFARASDRLELGVGVIALDRQGPEVIAADIERLGLDPARLRIGVGAGFEKKPRTFMAEQIGELREQLPGVRVVMAAMGPKMCALAGSSYDGAFFNWMTPDFATGARQQVEAGAAEADRETPPVFGYVRTAVGEDAAARLAKEEAFYRDLHPGYRNHFDRLGEPEGTVGVAAADRDEAQSALAAYTALDVIVVRGLASARVEPMTALAHAAAPA, encoded by the coding sequence ATGAGCCGCCCACAGCAGCAGCGGGCCTTCGGGGTCGCCGCCGGACTGCCGGCCGAGGTCTGCGGACCGCTGGCCGAGGTCTGTGACGAAGCGGGCTACGCCTCGATCTGGGCCAACGACCATCCCTTCGCCAAGGGGCTGGAAACCCTGGCCGAGTTCGCCAGGGCGAGTGACCGACTGGAGCTCGGGGTGGGCGTGATCGCCCTCGATCGTCAGGGTCCCGAGGTGATCGCCGCCGACATCGAGCGCCTGGGGCTGGACCCGGCCCGGCTCCGAATCGGGGTCGGGGCCGGCTTCGAGAAAAAGCCACGCACCTTCATGGCCGAACAGATTGGTGAGCTGCGCGAACAGCTCCCCGGGGTGCGGGTCGTGATGGCCGCGATGGGACCGAAGATGTGCGCCCTGGCCGGCAGCTCGTACGACGGCGCCTTCTTCAACTGGATGACCCCCGACTTCGCCACCGGTGCCAGACAGCAGGTCGAGGCCGGAGCCGCCGAGGCCGACCGTGAAACCCCGCCGGTGTTCGGCTACGTTCGCACCGCGGTCGGCGAGGACGCCGCCGCGCGTCTGGCCAAGGAGGAAGCCTTCTACCGGGATCTCCACCCCGGCTACCGCAACCACTTCGACCGGCTCGGCGAGCCGGAAGGAACGGTCGGGGTCGCCGCCGCCGACCGGGACGAGGCGCAGTCCGCCCTGGCCGCCTACACCGCCCTCGACGTGATCGTGGTCCGTGGTCTCGCCTCGGCCAGGGTCGAGCCGATGACCGCCCTGGCCCACGCCGCCGCCCCGGCCTGA
- a CDS encoding collagen-like protein produces the protein MDKTEKIMAAVIGGVAILAIALFSIFAIGAWTNVMPVGATGPAGAVGPNGIVGKEGPRGRKGRPGPQGDPGPQGPSGPAGEDVCDNPGSSVEYFVCGY, from the coding sequence ATGGACAAGACCGAAAAGATCATGGCCGCAGTCATCGGCGGGGTGGCGATTCTCGCCATTGCCCTGTTCTCGATCTTCGCGATCGGTGCCTGGACCAATGTGATGCCGGTCGGGGCCACCGGTCCCGCCGGCGCGGTCGGACCCAATGGCATAGTGGGGAAGGAGGGGCCCCGAGGACGCAAGGGTCGGCCGGGCCCGCAAGGTGACCCCGGACCCCAGGGACCTTCTGGCCCAGCCGGCGAGGATGTCTGTGACAACCCGGGCAGCAGCGTCGAGTACTTCGTCTGCGGCTACTGA